In Gemmatimonadota bacterium, the sequence CCAGGATGCCGTTGGCGCCCAGCAGGCGGCGGGCCTCCCGGGCGCACTCGCAGGCCATGTCCACGTTGTTCCGCTTGGCGAGGGACACCTGCTGGGGGGTCATGGTGCCCCGGTCCTTGAGCCGGCCCAGCTGGAGCGCCAGCAGCTGCGCCGTGGTGATCCCGGTGAGCATGTCGGCCAGCCGCACCTGCTGGATCTGGGTCTGCGCGATCGGCCGCCCGAACATCACCCGCTGCCGGGCATAGGAGAGGGCCTCGTCGTAGCAGGCCATCGCCGCGCCGATGGCGCCCCACGCGATGCCGTAGCGGGCCTGGGTGAGGCACATGAGCGGGCTCTTGAGCCCGCCCGAGCCGGGCAGCAGCGCCTCCCTCGGGAGGTGCACGTCCTCCAGCACCAGCTCGCTGGTGTCGGAGGCGCGGAGCGAGAGCTTGCCCTTCTGGTCACGGGCGGAGAAGCCCCGGGTGTCGGTGGGGACGAGGAACCCGCGCACCGACTTCGCGTCGGCGAGGTCGCCGGTCTTGGCCCACACCACCGCCACGGTGGCCTGCGAGCCGTTGGTGATCCACATCTTGGCGCCGTTGAGCACCCAACCATCGGCGGTCTGGCGCGCGGTCGTGATCATCCCCGCCGGGTTGGAGCCGAAGTCGGGCTCGGTCAGCCCGAAGCAGCCGATGGCGGTGCCGGCGGCCAGCGCGGGGAGCCAGCGCCGCTTCTGCTCCTCGGAGCCGAAGGCGTAGATGGGGTACATCACCAGCGCCCCCTGCACCGACGCGAACGACCGGATCCCGCTGTCGCCCCGCTCCAGCTCCTGCATGATCAGGCCGTACGCCACGCTGTTGAGCCCGGCGCAGCCGTAGGCCTCGGGGAGGTTGGCGCCCAGCATGCCGAGCTCCGCCATCCCGGGGATGAGCTCCTTCGGGAAGCGCCCCTCGACGTAGCAGTCGCCGATAATGGGCATCAGCCGGTCGTCCACCCACTGCCGCACGGTGTCCCGGACGGCGCGCTCCTCCTCCGTCAGGAGGCCGCTGATGT encodes:
- a CDS encoding acyl-CoA dehydrogenase family protein, with the protein product MPNFSGVDFYDISGLLTEEERAVRDTVRQWVDDRLMPIIGDCYVEGRFPKELIPGMAELGMLGANLPEAYGCAGLNSVAYGLIMQELERGDSGIRSFASVQGALVMYPIYAFGSEEQKRRWLPALAAGTAIGCFGLTEPDFGSNPAGMITTARQTADGWVLNGAKMWITNGSQATVAVVWAKTGDLADAKSVRGFLVPTDTRGFSARDQKGKLSLRASDTSELVLEDVHLPREALLPGSGGLKSPLMCLTQARYGIAWGAIGAAMACYDEALSYARQRVMFGRPIAQTQIQQVRLADMLTGITTAQLLALQLGRLKDRGTMTPQQVSLAKRNNVDMACECAREARRLLGANGILAEYHSMRHLANLESVYTYEGTHDMHSLILGETVTGLAAF